The segment GTATTGATAATCAGATTTAATGCCTTTGATTAAAAATTCTGCATCAGCGATCGCGGTATATTTTCGGTCTTCTGGAGTAGCACCCGCAGCAGAAATTCGAGGGATTAATCCTGTGGCTGTAAAGCCTAGAATACAGGCAAAAATCGGGCAACAATTTTTATGTTTTTCTAACCATTTTTTCCCTTGTTCATGTTCTGTATAAACTTCAATCATTAGTCATAGGAGATGCTCAATTTTGGGTTATGATTCTGTAGGGTGGGCATTGTGCCCACCGAATGACTTTTTTCCTATCGCCCTTCTAATACCTCTGTAATGTTTTTACCTTTTCTAAATTCTGATACTAGAATAGCAGCTTCTTCCCTAGTAACAGGACGCTTTGGTGCATAAATTCGAGTATTGCCATAAACTCGTTGAAAATTTTTACCTCCGGCTGCGTTCCCTAAATCAAAAGCAATGTATTGTAAATATTGATCCCCCATTTCCTCCGCATCCGTAAACCCCATTGTTTTTGTCACAAATTGACGTAAACTATCCGCATCACGACGACTAGAACCCTTAGAATCTAATGGACTTTTGAGGGCAATCATTTGTTCTCTGGTTAGGGGAATATCTGGTCGAAAAGTGCCATCTTCAAAACCAACTAAAAATCCTGCTTCATGGGCTGACTGAATATATCTAAAATAAGGATGGGAAGGAGACACATCTGGAAAAGCTGAGACAGCCATCGAAGTCAGAAGAATGGGAGTTCTATGTAACTGATTATAGGCTTTAATTAACCAAGCAACAAATTGACCACGGGTGATTGATTGTGAGGGGCGAAAAGTATTACTATTGGTTTCAATAACTCCCAACCGGGCAAGTTGTTGAATTTGGGTAGAACCTCGAATACCACTGATATCAGTAAACCCACTAAATGCGAGCAATAATTGAGTATCATCAGACACACTTATATGAGAAAAATTTTGTTTAAAGTAGGGATTTTCTGAAACAATACTACTCAAAAAAGTAGAGTTAATACTGATTGCTATTAAGCTTACAGAAAAAAAAGTTTGAGAACAATTAACTTGTCTTTTCATCAATATATACTCCAGGAAATGAATTTTTTAGCTATTAAAAATGGGGTAAACGTTTCCAGAGTGACTCAGGAATCAGGCGTATTAATAGCATAACAAATGACCACCATCGGGGAATATAAATAATATTTGTATCCTTAGTCTTGTCAGCTATCTGGCAAATTTGCCGAGCAGCATCCCTAGAACTAAGTGTCAGCCAAGGAGGAGTTAAGCCGTAACTCAGACGACTATCAACATAGCCAAGCCGTACCAAAGTTATTCTAACGCCATGCTGATAAAGACGTTGGCGCATGGCCTGTGCATAGACATCTAATGAGGCTTTAGCAGCACAGTACAAAGGATTGACGGCTCGTCCGCGATCGCCAGCCACAGACCCAATCAAAACGATGCGTACATTCTTCTCCTGTATGATCGCAGGATAAAGCTTAGCTAAGAAACTAGCAATTCCAACATAATTGACCATACTCATATATAGAACCCTTTCTGGGTCTAGAATATCTGAAGCAGGTTCTCCGGGATCTCCTGTGAGAAAAAAGATCCTCCTCGGACATCCCCACTGCAAAATTTTTTCAGTACAGGGGGTAAAACCAGCCGTGTCTGTGGCCTGATAAGGGATTTCATGGACTATTACCTGATAGCGAAGGCGCAAATCAGCCGCGATTTCAGCCTGAGTGACTACATCGCGGGTCGCTAAAATCAGATTCCAGCCTTTCTGGGCATAAGTTGCTGCCAACGATTGACCGAGGGCGGATGTTGAACCAACAAACAGGGCAGTACGTTCATTCATGGGCGTAAACCAAGTCGTTTGACTAAACCAGAGGAAAACAAGTTATTGGGGTCATATTGATTAACAACGTCCAGCCATTCTCGGTAGCGTGGATACATCTTAGGTAAACAATGGGGAATTAAGCGAGAATCTTTAGCAAAATAAACCCGTCCGCCAGCTTCTGCCACTAGCTCATCTAAATGGGCTAATAACTTGCCCTGTTGTTCATTGCCAACGGGCATATCAACCGCTAAGGTGTAGCCTTCCATTGGAAAGGACAGTGGAGCACAATTGCCTGGACCAAAACACTTCAATCCGGCCATAAAAGAGCCATTACCAGTTCGGCTGAGTTTTTCGACGATATAACGCAAAATTTCATGTCCCTTCGCTAATGACACTGCTATCTGATATTCAATGAAACCCCGACGACCATAAATTCGATTCCAATTTCCAACGCCATCGGCAGGGTAGAAATATTTTTGGCAGTCAACTAGACAAGGTTCAGCAGAGTTGGGGTGTTTTTGATAGTAAAACTGATTGAACAGTTTCCACACATGACTCCCAAAAAGACCACTCGGAGCAAAGAAGGGCAAATTCCAGTTAGAAGCCGCAGAAACGGTCAAGGGCTTTTCTAAGAGCGATGGTGACATAACGGACAAATCTGCTAAGGTCGCGTGTTCCCCTAACATGATGATCCCCCTTCCTAGGTTTTGACCACGGGCGAGGCTATCAATCCAAGCAATGGAGTAGGTACTTTTGGCATACTCATCTTGCAGTTCGAGCGTCTCATCTAGATTTTTAGTACGCAGATAGCATACTTTCATCCATGCAGATTCTACCCTCATCAGTTGCAGGGTAACGCGAGTGATCACCCCTGTTTGTCCTAGTCCCCCGACAGTAGCCCAAAATAAATCTTGATGATTAGTCCGTGAACAGTTCAACACTAACCCTTGTGCCGTAACTATCTCAAAGTCCAAAACCGTTGAGGCAAAGCTACCATGATGATGATGGTTTTTACCGTGAACATCACAACCAATACATCCCCCGACGGTCACTTTAGCAGTGCCAGGGGTAACGGCTAAAAACCAGCCTTTAGGGAGGGTTAAAGCAGTAATTTCTTCTAGGGTGACTCCTGCTTGACAAGTCAGACGACCACAAGCGTCATCGAACTCCAAAAATTTATTCAGTTGTAAAGTGTTCAGGTGATAGCCACCTGGATTAACACAAACATCGCCGTAGGAGCGTCCGTTACCGCGAACCGTTAAACTACCCTTGACCTCCGACAGATACAAGGGGACTTCACGGGGATGAGTCGGTCGATAAACTAAGCCTTGAATCGTAGGTCGCAACGCCCAAGGTGCTATAATTTCACGACGAAAGCGAAGATTCATAGTTACTTTTCCAACTAATTTTAAAAATTGATACGTTCTCTTTCGATAACTAAAGGTCTTTTCAACATTCGCATATTCATTAAGCCAATATATTCACCAATCATGCCAATGAAAAATAATTGAACAGAAGATAGGAAAAATACTCCTATAATTAAGGCTGCTATACCGATGGGAAAGTAATTCCAAAATAGTAACTTTGCCACAAAAGTGCCGATGGCTAATAAACAGCATAGAACTGAGAGAGAAAAGCCGACCATTGTCGCAAGTCTTAGCGGGACTTTAGAATGGCTAGTGATACCAAGCATTGCATAATCATACAGTTTATAAAAGTTCATGGCACTGACACCTCTTTTCCGTTTATTTTGTGTATAAGGGATCTTGGCTTTATCAAATCCTATTTCTGAAATAAGACCTTTGAAATAGGGATAAGGATCATCAATTTGACGCAAGACATTAAGAATAGTTTGATCGTATAAACCAAAGCCACTCGTATTACCAGACAGTTCTACTTCAGAGACTTTGCCTAAGAAGTAATAATATAGTTTTTTGATGGTAAACAAAAGATAATTTTCTTCGCTAAAGGTTTTAACAGCCTGTACAACTTTATAGCCTTCTTCCCATTTTTTGATAAATTCTTTAATTAGACTGGGGGGTTCTTGTAGATCAGCAAAGATTAAAACAACTGCATCTCCATAGGCTTGAAGAAGTCCATAATAATAAGACCGAATTACTCCAAAGTTTCTGGCATTAATAATAATTTTAATTCGCGGATCTTTACTGGCAATACTCTTAAGAATGCTCACGGTTTTATCGGAAGAAGCATTGTCAATAAAAATGTGTTCGTAGTCATATTCTTCAAATTCTTCAAAAATTTCTTTGACTTTAAGATAGACTTCTTCAATATTTTTTTCCTCGTTATAACAAGGGGTAAGAACACTGATTAGTTTTTTGTGATTCATGATTTTTACCAGTTAGATAGTAGGGTGATAGATTAAAAGTGAAAGTGAAAAAGTTGATCAATAAGTCCTTGCAATAAATCAGTGATTTTCATCTTATAATGGGATATCCTAAGCAAAGATAATGTGTAGATTAATCCCATCAAATAAAGGGGATAAAAACGTTCTAATAAAGATTGCTTGTTGAGATAATCCATTACTTTAGAATAAGGAAAATAGAGAGGAGATAACCGTTCTAATATCCATTGATTACGAGAATAACTAGCTATTTCAAGATCAATCAAACTTGGGGTTAATAGGCAGAAGGCGTAACTCATAGAAGTCATAAAAAACCACCGACCCCAATCTGCTCCGATAAAATACATTATTAAAGAAAATATTAAAGGCAACCAAAAGTATTTGAAATGAAAACTATTGACTATGTTAACGGAAGGCAGAACAGGGGATATTGCTTCTTTCTTCTTTTTCCAATTGCTCTGATTTTCAATTATTATTGAAGAGGTACGCATTAAGATAACTAGATTCAGTAAAAAAGCAAATATATAAAGAAGAGCAGTCAAACTAGATACATTATATGGTGAAGTCAACATATCAATTATTGCGCATTTACTAGGAATAATTTCCCACTGTTGACATATTGCTTGTGCAATTACTTCATTTCCTCTAAAAATCAGGCATAAAAAGCATAAAACTATAGTAGGTAAGTAAATTATTAGAGTTCGGAACAAAACTTGTCTAAAAGAAAAGGCTAAACCAATTACATTAGCTGTAATAATTATGTTTAAAGGAATTCCTAAAAAAATCAGAGCTTCGTGACTCAAAGCAGTAGGAATAGAGATTAAATTGTACCAAATAAATAAACTGGAAGAATACTTATTAACTGCATTAACTAGACTAGGACTTTGACAATAGTCAAGAGAATTTTCTTGTTCTGATGATTGTCTGTTTAAATTTTTTAAAGCCTTATTGAGAAAAAATAGATTGATAATTAGTCCATAAAAATAGAAGAAATCCTTTCTTCCCATCATAAACTGAAGATCGTACAACCCAAATAAAACAAGAGATGGTAAAAATAAAAGTACGAGTAAATTTTCTAGATTTAGGATTTTGATAGACTGTCTAATATAGACAATATACAAACTGAAAAAAACTAAATAAGAGCCGTAGGAAAAGCCTTGAACGAATCGACGGATATCAGCGATATCAATGCTAAATTGAGTATGGACAAGCCACAAAATAGTTCCTATTAATCCTCTCCTAACAAACCCCTGAGTGTAGTTAATTAGCCATTCCTGAAAAACATGGGTAGAAAAAGACTTACCAAACAAAAATTTTTGTATAACCAACACAGAGATGAGGATAATAAAACCATAAAAAATACAATTTTTGGTCGTTGAGTTTTTACTTGTTAAAAAAGATTCTGTTTGGTTTATTAGCATAATTGTAAGCCTCAAAATTATTATTTAATAAACTAAGTGCCTAAACAAAATTAATTGCACGGTGTGCATTGCCCAATAAAAGGCAAAAAGTCTTATCCAGAGGTTATTGTGGGCAATGGACACTCTACAGTTTTTCTGTAATTAATTTTGCGTGCTTACTTATATGTTGATTCACAAAAACAAACAATTGATAAAGAGTTCCCTTATAAAAATCAATTGGCTTCATCCCTATAACAGGAATTTTAATCATAAATAATGTGTAAATTAATCCTATCAAGTAAATTGGATAAAACCTTTCTAATGGAGATTTTGCTGAGAGATAATTAATTACTTTTGAATAACTATAATAGATAGGAGATAATGCTTCTAATATCCACTTATTTCGACGATAACCAACTATTTCAAGATGGAGCAAACTAGGACTTAAAAAGCAGAACGCATAACTCATAGAAATCATGAAAAACCACCTCCCCCAATCCATTCCCACTATGTACATTATTAAAGAAGCAATAAAAGGTAACAAAGCATATTTAAAACTAAAACTCTTGCCTATATTAATTGGAGATAAACTATTAGATATATCTTGTTTATCTATTTTGTAATTTATCGAATTTTTGATAATTATTGAAGAGGTGCGCATCAAGATAACTATATTGAGTAAAAAAGCTAATATATAAGTAAAAGCATGAATACTAGATACACTATAGGGGGAAGTTAAAATTAGAGTTAGTATACATTTGGTAGTAATCTGCCACTGCTCACATATTGTTTGTCCAATTACCGCATTTCCTCTAAAAATCAGACATAAAATGCACACCATTATAGTAGGTAAGTAAATTATTAAAGTTCTCCACGCAACTTGTCTAACAGAAAATGCTAAACCAATGACATTAACCGTAATAATTATATTTAAAGGAATTGCTAAAAAAATCAGAGCTTCGTGACTCAAAGCAATGGGAATAGAGATTAAGTTGTACCAAATAAATAAACTATAAAAATACTGATTAACTGCCTGAACTAAACCCTGATGATTTTTAATATCTTTTTCTTGTTTTGAGGAGTTAAATTTGACAATTCTCAAAAGTTTTCTAAGAAGAAATAAATTGATAAATAACCCCAAAAAATAGAAAAAATCTTTCCATCCAATTTCATCATAGCTAAATATTATAAGAGATGGCAAACATAAAAGCACAACTAAATTTTCCAGAGTTAATCTTTTTGTACACTGTTTAACTTTAAAAATATATATGCCCGAAAAAGTCAAAAAAGTGCCGTAGGAAAAAAATTGAAGAAATCGACGTATATCAAGTATGTCAATCCCGAATTTTATATGTATAAACCACAAAATTGTCCCAATTAATCCTCGCCTAATAAAACCTTGACTATAGTTAATTAGCCATTCCTGAAACATATAAACGTTAAAAAATTTGTCAATCAAACAAATTTTTATAAATGACGAATAAAAAACTACAAAAAAAACATAAAAAACATAGTTTTTGGATGTTAAATTTTTACTTTCTAAAAAAGTTTTTATTGAGTTTATTAGCATCAATTTGTCCTCTATTGTAGTTTCTGAAACTTATTATTTTGATATTTTTATTGAGTCAATTGTTGTTCCCACCAATCTATTGTTACCTGCAAACCATGGGCTAAATTGTATTGAGGTCGCCAACCAACTTCCTCAAAAAGACGGCCAACATCAGCTACCAGTAAACGAGGTTCATTTGGGGTAGTTGGGATAGCCTCCAATTGAATCAAATTCTCCCTATTTAATTGACTGGCAATGTTATAAATTACGTCCTTTAAGGCAATGGGAAAACCGGAGGCAATGTTGACGACACCTTTTACCTGACTGTCCAAAAGAGCAATAAAGGCATCTGCCACATCTTGAACAAAGAGAAAATCGCGAATCTGGTTTCCATGAGAGCAACGGGCAATTTCTCCTGTTAATAAAGAACGAATCACTGAAGCAACAAGTCTCTGAGGATATTCATGGGGACCGTAAACAAAAAAGATACGTCCCCAAGCAGAACTGATGCTAACTTTTTGAGCAAAAGTATTAAGCAAAATTTGTAACGAATGCTTGCAAGTTCCATAAACAGTATCAGAAATTAGAGGAGTTGTTCTCTCAGATAAATATCCGTATTGCCAGTCATACTCAGCACAAGTTCCGGCCATGACGATACGTTCTCCACCATGATTCACAAATGTTTGTAGTAAGTGAAGACTAGCCTGTACCCAGAGAAAATTCTCTAAAGACGACCAATATTTTCCTGGGACAGCAAACCAAGCAAAATGCAATAAGTGAGTCGGTTTAATCTTAGCCATTAAAACAGTAACCTGTTCTGAATCTAACAAATTTGCTTTGTGCCACTGTACTGCCAAAAAGTTGTCAGGGGGACTTTTTAAATAAAGACCATGAACCTCATAATCCCTTGATAACAATAAGGGAAGACAATGACGACCAATAAATCCAGTTGCTCCAGTCACTAAAACTTTTTTCATTAACCTTTAAAATCCTCATATTGACGATCTTTTTCTGAGATAATCGGGTCTTCAATAGGCCATTCAATAGCAAAAGTTGGATCGTTCCATCGCACCCCTCTAGCGCATTCTGGATGATAAAATTCAGACATTTGGTAAAAGACTTCGGTATGATCTTCTAGAGTTTGAAATCCGTGGGCAAACCCTTTAGGAATATAGATCATTAATCGATTTTCCGCGCTTAATTCTACGCCTATCCATTGTTTAAAACTACTCGATTCAAGATTTAAGTCAATGATGACATCATAAATCGCGCCCTGGGTACAGCGTAATAGTTTGACCTCTTCATAGGGAGCAATTTGGTAGTGCATTCCTCGCAATGTTCCCTTTTTAAGATTAAAGGATATATTACACTGTACTAAGTTGGCATCAAGTCCATAGTCTAGAAATTCTTTTTGACACCAAGAACGAGCAAAAAACCCTCGCTCATCTTCTAATCTTTTAAGCTCAATGAGATAAGCTCCATTCAGTTTTGTGGAAATGAACTTCATGAGATTACCTCAACTTCGGGAATAAGAACAACAAATTGACCTTTCCATTGACGGATATAATCCATTTGTTCAATAATTTCATCTTTAATATTCCAAGGTAATATTAGTAAATAATCCGGTTGAGTTTCTTGAATTTTATCCGGATGATAAATAGGAATACGAGTTCCTGGAAGAAATAAACCTTGTTTATGGGGATTGCGATCAACGGTATAATCAATAAAATCTGTGCGAACTCCACAATAATTTAAGAGGGTATTTCCTTTAGCTGGTGCACCATACCCTACAATGGATTTATTCTGAGATTTAGCCTCAATCAAAAAACTCAAAATTTTTCGCTTCGTTTCTCTAACTTTCTTCTCAAAGGTTAGATAAGTTTCTAGTTGATCTAAACCCGCTTTTATTTCTTTTTCTTTGAGTTGTTTAACCCTAGGACTGATAACAGGTTCAACCGCAGAATGATGTTTACCATAAATGCGTAATGAACCGCCGTGAGTTGGTAACTCTTCTACGTCAAATAATTCGATGTCATGGGCAGCAAAAACTTTCTCAACAGTTAGAAAAGAAAAATAGGAAAAATGTTCGTGATAAATGGTATCAAATTGATTTTGTTCGATGAGTTGTAAAAGATGGGGAAACTCAACGGTTAAAATACCATCGGGCTTAAGAATTATTTTCATTCCCGCGACAAAATCATTTAAGTCAGGGACATGAGCCAAAACATTATTACCTAATAATAAATCCGCTTTTTTCCCCTGAGAAACTAAGTCTTTTGCTGTTGCAACTCCAAAAAATCTAACAACAGTAGGAATCCCTTTTTCTTCAGCTACTTTGGCTACATTAGCAGCCGGTTCTATCCCCAACACAGGAATCCCTTTTTTAGCAAAATACTGTAGTAAATAGCCATCATTACTAGCCACCTCAATAATTTGACTACTTTCATTAAAGCCAAACCTTTGTATCATTAGCTCACTATAAGCTTGAGCGTGCTGCAACCAGCTAACTGAATAGGATGAAAAATAGGCATAATCTCCATCTCCAAAAATGTGTTTCGGAGACTCTACCTCATCTAATTGAACTAAGAAACAATTGGTGCAAATATAAGCATGAAGCGGATAAAATTTTTCTGCTAAATAAAGTTGGTCTTGCCGCAGGAAATCGTTAGAGATGGGCGAAATTCCCAGATCAACAAAGGTATGTTCGAGTAACTTATGACAAAACCGACAGGTTGCCTTTTCCATGCTATTGAACCTCTTGAAAAGTTAGTTTCTCCGGGGAATTTGTCAGTTGATGAGCATCGTTTTGATACTGTTCAATTTGCTTCTGGGTTAAAGCTCGAAATTCTTGCTTATCTGCGATCGCCATCTGACTCGCTTGGTAATACCAAGTGACCGTTTTTTGAACAGTTTCTTCAAAATCCCAAATGGGCTGCCATCGTAAAGTATGAAAGGCTTTGTCTGTCACTAAATTGAGTAATTTCGCCTCATGGACAGCGTTGGAAACGCATTGATTTAACCAAGTTCCCGACCAATGGGATAAGATACCCTCGACTAAATCCCGAACAGTACGATTAGAACGCAAAGACGGTCCAAAATTGAACGCCCCATATAAACCCCTTAGATCTTGCTGCCAATAAGGTGTCATTAGCTGTTCATAAATCCGTTGTGCTAAGAGAAGATAACCCCCCAACGGTTCCAGAACGTGCTGCCAAGGTCGAGTTGCTTGGGGATTACGCACAGGAATCGCCTGCTTAGCCATTAAAGCTCGCATAGCATCCGGAACAATTCGATTTTCAGCCCAGTCTCCTCCTCCAATAACATTGCCAGCCCGCACGCTGGCTATTCCAATCGGGGTTTGACTATTTTTAAAGAAAGAATTACGCCAAGAAGCGATTGCTAACTCTGCACCCGCTTTGCTGGAACTATAGGGATCATAACCCCCTAACGGGTCATTTTCTCGGTAACCATAGAGCCATTCTCGATTGTCATAGCATTTATCCGTCGTAATAAAAATAGACGCACAGGGAGTTGTGAGGGACTTCAAAGCTTCCAAAACATAGACTGTTCCCATAACGTTAATATTCCATGTTTCTACCGATTCAAGGTAGGAACGTCTGACTAAAGGTTGGGCAGCCAAATGAAAAATAACATCCGGTTGCCATTGATGAATTAAACGACTCACCAACTCTCTATCCCGAATATCGCCGATGTGGTGAGACAGTTGCTCAGCTAGTCCTAGCTGTTCAAATAAAGCGGGATGAGTATTGGGTTCTAAACTAAGTCCTTTGATCTTAGCCCCTAGCTGTAGTAACCACAAAGACAACCAAGAGCCTTTAAATCCTGTGTGTCCCGTGATAAAAACTTTTTTATCTAACCAAAATGATGACTTTACCATACTTTCCATCGAGCTTGTCCCGACTCATAAAGGTTTTTCAAAAGTTCCATTTCCCGATATGTATCCATGCACTGCCAAAAACCATCATGTTTGTAAACAGCCAATTCCCCTAAAGCAGCTAAGTTTTTCAACGGTTGCTCTTCAAAAACAGTGTCATCCCCTTCAATTAAGTCCAATACCTTACGAGCGAAAACGAAATAGCCTCCATTAATCCATCCTTGTGAGGTTTGGGGCTTTTCTTGAAAATAGCTCACTAGGTGATCTTCAATCACCAATTCCCCAAAACGAGAAGCGGGACGCACCGCAGTAATGGTCGCTAATTTGCCATGACTGTAATGGAAGTCCAATAGAGCAGCAATGTTAACATCACATACCCCATCTCCATAGGTGGCTAAAAAAATATCGCTACCCATTTGATCTAGATAAGTACTTAAGCGT is part of the Rippkaea orientalis PCC 8801 genome and harbors:
- a CDS encoding S-layer homology domain-containing protein — its product is MSDDTQLLLAFSGFTDISGIRGSTQIQQLARLGVIETNSNTFRPSQSITRGQFVAWLIKAYNQLHRTPILLTSMAVSAFPDVSPSHPYFRYIQSAHEAGFLVGFEDGTFRPDIPLTREQMIALKSPLDSKGSSRRDADSLRQFVTKTMGFTDAEEMGDQYLQYIAFDLGNAAGGKNFQRVYGNTRIYAPKRPVTREEAAILVSEFRKGKNITEVLEGR
- a CDS encoding SDR family NAD(P)-dependent oxidoreductase: MNERTALFVGSTSALGQSLAATYAQKGWNLILATRDVVTQAEIAADLRLRYQVIVHEIPYQATDTAGFTPCTEKILQWGCPRRIFFLTGDPGEPASDILDPERVLYMSMVNYVGIASFLAKLYPAIIQEKNVRIVLIGSVAGDRGRAVNPLYCAAKASLDVYAQAMRQRLYQHGVRITLVRLGYVDSRLSYGLTPPWLTLSSRDAARQICQIADKTKDTNIIYIPRWWSFVMLLIRLIPESLWKRLPHF
- a CDS encoding FAD-binding protein; the encoded protein is MNLRFRREIIAPWALRPTIQGLVYRPTHPREVPLYLSEVKGSLTVRGNGRSYGDVCVNPGGYHLNTLQLNKFLEFDDACGRLTCQAGVTLEEITALTLPKGWFLAVTPGTAKVTVGGCIGCDVHGKNHHHHGSFASTVLDFEIVTAQGLVLNCSRTNHQDLFWATVGGLGQTGVITRVTLQLMRVESAWMKVCYLRTKNLDETLELQDEYAKSTYSIAWIDSLARGQNLGRGIIMLGEHATLADLSVMSPSLLEKPLTVSAASNWNLPFFAPSGLFGSHVWKLFNQFYYQKHPNSAEPCLVDCQKYFYPADGVGNWNRIYGRRGFIEYQIAVSLAKGHEILRYIVEKLSRTGNGSFMAGLKCFGPGNCAPLSFPMEGYTLAVDMPVGNEQQGKLLAHLDELVAEAGGRVYFAKDSRLIPHCLPKMYPRYREWLDVVNQYDPNNLFSSGLVKRLGLRP
- a CDS encoding glycosyltransferase family 2 protein, which produces MNHKKLISVLTPCYNEEKNIEEVYLKVKEIFEEFEEYDYEHIFIDNASSDKTVSILKSIASKDPRIKIIINARNFGVIRSYYYGLLQAYGDAVVLIFADLQEPPSLIKEFIKKWEEGYKVVQAVKTFSEENYLLFTIKKLYYYFLGKVSEVELSGNTSGFGLYDQTILNVLRQIDDPYPYFKGLISEIGFDKAKIPYTQNKRKRGVSAMNFYKLYDYAMLGITSHSKVPLRLATMVGFSLSVLCCLLAIGTFVAKLLFWNYFPIGIAALIIGVFFLSSVQLFFIGMIGEYIGLMNMRMLKRPLVIERERINF
- a CDS encoding NAD-dependent epimerase/dehydratase family protein, with amino-acid sequence MKKVLVTGATGFIGRHCLPLLLSRDYEVHGLYLKSPPDNFLAVQWHKANLLDSEQVTVLMAKIKPTHLLHFAWFAVPGKYWSSLENFLWVQASLHLLQTFVNHGGERIVMAGTCAEYDWQYGYLSERTTPLISDTVYGTCKHSLQILLNTFAQKVSISSAWGRIFFVYGPHEYPQRLVASVIRSLLTGEIARCSHGNQIRDFLFVQDVADAFIALLDSQVKGVVNIASGFPIALKDVIYNIASQLNRENLIQLEAIPTTPNEPRLLVADVGRLFEEVGWRPQYNLAHGLQVTIDWWEQQLTQ
- the rfbC gene encoding dTDP-4-dehydrorhamnose 3,5-epimerase, with protein sequence MKFISTKLNGAYLIELKRLEDERGFFARSWCQKEFLDYGLDANLVQCNISFNLKKGTLRGMHYQIAPYEEVKLLRCTQGAIYDVIIDLNLESSSFKQWIGVELSAENRLMIYIPKGFAHGFQTLEDHTEVFYQMSEFYHPECARGVRWNDPTFAIEWPIEDPIISEKDRQYEDFKG
- a CDS encoding class I SAM-dependent methyltransferase — protein: MEKATCRFCHKLLEHTFVDLGISPISNDFLRQDQLYLAEKFYPLHAYICTNCFLVQLDEVESPKHIFGDGDYAYFSSYSVSWLQHAQAYSELMIQRFGFNESSQIIEVASNDGYLLQYFAKKGIPVLGIEPAANVAKVAEEKGIPTVVRFFGVATAKDLVSQGKKADLLLGNNVLAHVPDLNDFVAGMKIILKPDGILTVEFPHLLQLIEQNQFDTIYHEHFSYFSFLTVEKVFAAHDIELFDVEELPTHGGSLRIYGKHHSAVEPVISPRVKQLKEKEIKAGLDQLETYLTFEKKVRETKRKILSFLIEAKSQNKSIVGYGAPAKGNTLLNYCGVRTDFIDYTVDRNPHKQGLFLPGTRIPIYHPDKIQETQPDYLLILPWNIKDEIIEQMDYIRQWKGQFVVLIPEVEVIS
- the rfbG gene encoding CDP-glucose 4,6-dehydratase — encoded protein: MESMVKSSFWLDKKVFITGHTGFKGSWLSLWLLQLGAKIKGLSLEPNTHPALFEQLGLAEQLSHHIGDIRDRELVSRLIHQWQPDVIFHLAAQPLVRRSYLESVETWNINVMGTVYVLEALKSLTTPCASIFITTDKCYDNREWLYGYRENDPLGGYDPYSSSKAGAELAIASWRNSFFKNSQTPIGIASVRAGNVIGGGDWAENRIVPDAMRALMAKQAIPVRNPQATRPWQHVLEPLGGYLLLAQRIYEQLMTPYWQQDLRGLYGAFNFGPSLRSNRTVRDLVEGILSHWSGTWLNQCVSNAVHEAKLLNLVTDKAFHTLRWQPIWDFEETVQKTVTWYYQASQMAIADKQEFRALTQKQIEQYQNDAHQLTNSPEKLTFQEVQ
- the rfbF gene encoding glucose-1-phosphate cytidylyltransferase, which translates into the protein MVIQSINLSVNQQDFDLPVAILCGGKGTRLREETEFRPKPMINVGNRPIIWHIMKTYSYYGLRNFMLCLGYKGEMIREYFFNYDWNHSDILLELGTKQITTLNNRHDEETWRIWLVDTGQETMTGGRLKRLSTYLDQMGSDIFLATYGDGVCDVNIAALLDFHYSHGKLATITAVRPASRFGELVIEDHLVSYFQEKPQTSQGWINGGYFVFARKVLDLIEGDDTVFEEQPLKNLAALGELAVYKHDGFWQCMDTYREMELLKNLYESGQARWKVW